A single genomic interval of Pseudomonadota bacterium harbors:
- a CDS encoding ATP translocase, whose translation MAGHPFKRASLLFANFFFIMLAYYQIKPASRSLFIEQLGADRLPYVWIGTALFLGLIIGGYHRLVGRYSRLRLVLGSCVLSMMMLAGFHALLTTDSTAAALAFYVFVDIFGVVLVEQFWSLTNTLYSSEQGKRWYGFLGTGGVLGGLLGAAAAMLIVKRTSLTTPDLLLVAVGILGLVVTVNLALARYGVFEAAANPSDTERPIARGLLRDRYLMLVGATVLLAQVAEPLVEYEFMKMVELNYTELDARTAFISWLFSTMGLVSILVNLAITPVVHRYLGVVAGLMTQPLLLFFCTFGFILNPTLVFGSAMKVSDRGLSYSINRASKELLYIPINPNLSYRAKAWIDMFGYRVFKVLGAVLILLLTGWLPVDAGLVGLGWLTMSVCVLWLVTVGYLAREYRGLCPRPASA comes from the coding sequence ATGGCCGGACATCCCTTCAAACGCGCGAGCCTCTTGTTCGCCAACTTCTTCTTCATCATGCTGGCCTACTACCAGATCAAGCCGGCCAGCCGCTCGCTCTTCATCGAGCAGCTCGGCGCCGATCGGCTACCCTATGTCTGGATCGGAACGGCCTTGTTCCTGGGACTCATCATCGGCGGCTACCACCGTCTGGTCGGGCGTTACAGCCGGTTGCGGCTGGTGCTCGGAAGCTGTGTCCTGTCGATGATGATGCTGGCGGGCTTCCACGCACTGCTCACGACAGACAGCACGGCGGCGGCGCTGGCGTTCTATGTGTTCGTGGACATCTTCGGCGTGGTCTTGGTCGAGCAGTTCTGGAGCCTGACCAACACCCTCTACAGCAGCGAGCAGGGCAAGCGCTGGTACGGGTTCCTGGGTACCGGCGGGGTCCTGGGCGGGCTCTTGGGGGCGGCGGCGGCGATGCTGATCGTGAAGCGCACCTCGCTCACCACCCCTGATCTCCTGCTGGTGGCGGTCGGCATCCTGGGGCTCGTCGTCACCGTGAACCTGGCCTTGGCGCGCTATGGGGTCTTCGAGGCGGCGGCCAACCCCAGCGACACGGAGCGGCCGATCGCGCGGGGGCTCCTGCGGGACCGCTACCTCATGCTCGTAGGCGCCACCGTGCTCCTGGCCCAGGTGGCGGAACCGCTGGTCGAGTACGAATTCATGAAGATGGTGGAGCTGAACTACACCGAGCTCGACGCGCGCACCGCCTTCATCTCCTGGCTCTTCAGCACCATGGGGCTGGTATCGATCCTGGTCAACCTGGCGATCACGCCGGTGGTGCACCGCTATCTCGGCGTCGTGGCTGGGCTCATGACGCAGCCGCTCCTGCTGTTCTTTTGCACCTTCGGTTTCATCTTGAACCCGACGCTCGTGTTCGGTTCCGCGATGAAGGTCAGCGACCGGGGCCTGTCCTATTCGATCAACCGGGCCTCGAAAGAGTTGCTCTATATCCCCATCAACCCCAACCTGAGCTACCGGGCCAAGGCCTGGATCGACATGTTCGGATACCGCGTGTTCAAGGTGCTCGGGGCCGTGCTGATCCTGCTCTTGACCGGCTGGCTGCCGGTCGACGCGGGTCTCGTCGGCCTCGGATGGCTCACGATGTCGGTGTGCGTTTTGTGGCTGGTTACGGTCGGTTACCTGGCGCGCGAGTACCGGGGTCTCTGCCCGCGCCCGGCGAGCGCGTGA